CGTGTTAAGGGCGGAAACGCACCTGACCTCGCAATCATTCCTCAACCAGGTCTAGTAGCAACAATGGTTGCAACAGGTAAGGCTGTCCCAATTACAGCTGCAACTCGTTCAAACCTCACTAACTACTACAACCCAGCTTGGGCATCATTTACAACAATCAACGGACGTATCTACGGTGCACCATTTGGCGCATCATCGAAGTCACTTGTTTGGTACTCACCAGCACAGTTTAAGAAGCTTGGCGTAACAATTCCAAACACTTGGTCTGAAATGGAAGCAGTTGCAGCGAAGTTCAAGGCTGCAGGAGCTAACCCATGGTGTGCAGGAATCGAATCAGGAGCTGCCACAGGATGGCCAGCAACTGACTGGATCGAGCAGATGGTTCTTCGTGAGCAGGGTCCAAAGAAGTACAACCAGTGGTGGCAAGGCAAGCTCAAGTTCTCATCACCAGAAATTCTTGGTGCAATGAACAAGGTTGCTTCATGGCTCGGAACATCTTCACAAGTTGGAGATCTCAAGTCAGTTGCTACACGTAAGTTCCAGGATGCAGGCGTTCCAGGACTCAAGGCAGGAACTTGCGGCATGTTGCAGCAGGCTTCTTTCTACTCATCAATGTACCCAGCAGGAACCACATTCGGTCCTTCAGGTGATGCTGATGCGTTCTACCTCCCACCAACAAACTCTAAGTTTGGTAAGCCAATCATGGGTGGCGGAGAGTTCCCAGTCGCATTCTCAAAGAAGAAGGAAGTTGGATTCGTCCAGGATTACCTATCTTCACCTGTATACGGCATTGAGCGCGCAAAGGCAGGCGGATGGACATCAGCTAACACTGGTATTCCTCTAGCTTCATACGCAGATCCAGTTCTTAAGGTTGTGGCAGCACAGCTTCAGAACAAGTCTGGCGCAATCGTGTTCGATGCATCTGACTTGATGCCAACTGCAGTAAACGGTGCTTTCTGGAAGGAAATGACCAAGTTCTACGCAGAAGGTAAGTCAATGAAGGAAGTAGCATCTTCAATCGACGCTAACTGGTAATTAATACCAATTAGCTTCACTGCAATAAAGAAGTAAAGATGCCGGGGTCCACTCCTTGTGGGCCCCGGTCTCTTCTTGGATAATCACCACCTAATAAGAAAAAACAGATTTCACAATGAAGGGATGGACGAGCTATGACATGGTCAAGTTTTCTCAACAGCTCTGGTCCAAAAATCCTTCAGATCCTCGCAGTGCTCGTTATCTTTTTTGGTTTCTATGGAATCGCATTTGCAGCTGGAGCACGCCTACAAGGCAAGAAGCAGAATGTTTTAGCACTCTCACTATTTTTGGTTCCAGCCCTCATCCTTGCGATGACAGGCCTTGGAATTCCGGCAGTACAAACTTTTATCGAATCATTTAAGAACGCTGACTCATCTAAATGGGTTGGCTTTGCTAACTACACACGTGCATTTAAAGACCCAGATATTCTCCTTGCATTCCGTAACACCATGCTCTGGATCATCATCTCCCCAGTTGTCGTAACAGCTCTCGGCCTAGGCCTTGCGACAATGCTCAATAAGATGAAGCGCGAAGCACTCGCCAAGTCACTGATCTTTATGCCTATGGCAATCTCATTCGTGGGCGGCTCACTTATCTGGAACTTGATGTATCAATACCAAGAGCCAGATATGAATCAGACAGGTCTTGTCGGTCAGATTATGAAATCACTTGGAATTCCACTACAACACCTTTTGTTGTGGTCACCATGGAACAACTTGTTCCTTATGGCTGTTTACATCTGGGGAACTACAGGCTTTGGCATGGTGATTCTCTCTGCAGCTATTAAAAATATCCCACAAGATATTGAAGAGGCAGCTCAGCTCGATGGCGCTTCAGGATTCACACTCTTTCGCACAGTCACGGTGCCGATGGTTAAGACCACCATCATCGTTGTCCTTACAACTGCGATGGTTGGCACGCTCAAACTCTTCGATGTCATCCACACAATGACCGGCGGTAACTTCAAGACCGACGTGCTCTCCAACCGTATGTTCGATGAGCACTTCGTCTATCTCAACAATGGCCGCGGATCTACGCTTGCAATCTTGATCTTCCTTGGCGTTCTACCTATTACTTACTACAACATCCGCTCTCTTCGCGCAGAACGGAAGCACTAACTATGGCAACTCTAAAATTGAAGAAGAATAAGCCACTCGTTGCACCTTCTGGCACAAAGCCATTTACCTCACCTATCGCATCAGCGATTGTCACGGTCATTGCGCTCTTGTGGACAGTTCCAACTCTCGGCCTTGTTGTTACATCCTTTCGCACCAAGGAAGAGATCTTGTCTTCTGGCTGGTGGACATCTTTTACTAATCCATCATTTACTCTTGAAAACTTCCGCACAGTTCTCTTAACTGGTGGTGGATCCCTTGGTTCAGAAGGAATGATTCCTTTCGCAGTGAACTCACTTGCCATCACAATCCCTGCTGTTGTTCTCTCAGTTGGCTTTGGACTTATGGCTGCATACGCACTTGCTTGGATTCCATTCCGCTTTAGTAACCATGTCTTCTACGGCCTCTTTGCACTACAAGGCGTTCCACTACAGCTCTCACTCCTGCCATTACTCACATTCTTTGCAACAGGTGTGCAGCTCTTTGGAGTGCAAATCCTTCCACCACTGGGAATTGTGGGCTCCCTTGCCGCAGTCTGGTTCCCACACGTGATGTTCGGTCTTCCCCTTGTCACATACCTACTTCACAACTTTGTATCTGCTCTGCCTCGCGAGCTATTGGAGGCAGCTCGCGTCGATGGTGCTAATCACTTCGAAGTCTTCCGCAAGATTGTTCTTCCGCTATCTCTTCCTGCAGTTGCATCGATTGCAATCTTCCAGTTCTTATGGATCTGGAATGACTTGCTTGTTGCGCTCGTATTTGCAGGCGGCACAGATGATGTTGCACCTCTGACGCTTCACCTTGCAAACCTTGGTGGATCACTGGGCTCTAAGTGGGAGAACGTTGCACCTGCTGCGCTCTTTTCAATCATCATTCCTTTGATCGTCTTCTTCTCACTCCAGCGCTACTTCGTGCGCGGACTTCTTGCAGGCTCTGTTAAGTCTTAAATCCCTTTGCCATTAGTGGCAATTTGATCGCGATACCAATAACCAGAGTCCTTAATGGTGCGCTTTTGTGTTTCAAAATCAACGTGGACAATGCCAAAGCGCTTCTCATAACCAAGTGCCCACTCAAAGTTATCCATCAGTGACCATTCGTAATATCCCTTCACAGGAGATCCTTGAGCAATGGCATCTGCAACAGCTGATAGGTGTGACTGCAGGTAATCAATACGACGCTGGTCGTGACACTTTCCATCTTCGCTAATTCCTTCATCATATGCAACACCGTTTTCAGTGATGTAGAGATCAGGAAGAGCGCTGCCATACTCCTTATGCCAGCGCACAAGTAGCTTTGTTAAACCAGATGGAGTCAGCGGCCAACCCATATCTGTCAGTGGTCCAGGAGCTGTCTCATCGATGTCAAGGCCAAAGAGGCCTGCAATGGAATGCCATTGATTGGCGCCTCCAAGGGAGGGGTGGATGAAGTTATCGAAGTAGTAGTTGATTCCAATGAAGTCATTTTTAATTGTTGCAGACTCTAGATCTCCTGGCTTAATGACAGATGTGAGCTCATCGCCATATTCATCAAGGAGTATCTGTGGGTAGCTACCTTTCATAAAGGCATCCATCCAGAATCTATTTTGGTGTGCGTCCGCTATATCCAGTGCGTGCTTTTGAATAGGCTCATTCGGATCATCGGCAATGCTGTTTGCTTGATTGAGCACAGGTCCAGTCAAGATATCGCTACGCACAGCGCGCATCGCCTTAGTGGATGCAACGTGAGCTAAGACTGTGTGGTGGGCTGCTGCAAATGCTGCCCTTCTATCTTTCACGCCAGGTGCGTGAATTCCAATACCGTATCCAAGCCAAGAAACTACCCACGGTTCATTAATCGGTGTCCACTTCTTCACGCGATCACCAAAGTGTTCAACTACAGCCGTTGAGTAATCAGCAAATGCTTTAACGATCTCGCGGTTGGTCCAACCACCTTTATCTTCTAGCGCTTGTGGTAAATCCCAGTGATAGAGGGTTGCAAGAGGTTCAATACCAGCTTCCAGTAGCGCATTGATAAGACGGTCATAGAAAGCAAAGCCACGCTCCTCGCGCACGCCATCGCCATTAGGAAACATGCGAGGCCATGCAAATGAGAATCGGTATGACTTAAGACCAAGCTCTTTCATCAGTGCAATATCTTCGAGATAGCGGTGATAGTGATCATTTGCCACATCTCCCGTATCGCCATTAGCAACCTTGCCTGGGGTCTTAGAGAATGTGTCCCAGATCGATTGGCCTCGGCCATCGATAGTGGCTGCGCCCTCGATCTGATAGCTGGAGGTCGCAGCGCCCCAGATGAACTCCTGTGGAAAGTTGGCCATTGGGTGAGCGTACATAGTTGTCATTCTTTTCACGCTAATAAATATGTATAGATTTGCTAAAACCGACCCCTTTGACCCTAAACTTCCCTAATCTTCGCGCCCCTCCCTCAAATAGAGGGCGCCCTGACCAAGGTCACAAGGATGTGGCCAATGGAGGAAACAGCATGAGTGCTTCTTACGCACTATCGACGGTTCAAGTCACCGGGTCCAATCTCAACATCACCTACGTAGTCCTCGCAGTCGCACTCGGTGCGCTCGCGATCGCCTACGCCCTTCGCCAGCAAGTCCTTGCAGCAAGTGAGGGCACAGCGAAGATGCAAGAGATTGCAGAAGCTGTCCAAGAAGGAGCTGCCGCATATCTTGCCCGCCAGTTCCGCACACTCTCCTACTTCGTAGGAATCGTCTTCTTCTTACTTCTAGCACTTCCTGCCGATACGACATCACTTCGTATTGGCCGCTCCATCTTCTTCCTACTCGGTGCTGGTTTTTCAGCCCTTGTTGGATATAACGGCATGTGGCTTGCTGTGCGCGCAAATGTTCGCGTCGCAGAAGCTGCTCGCCAGAAAGATGGCGCTAAGGCAGTACAGATCGCATTTCGCACAGGTGGCGTTGTCGGTATGACAACTGTGGGTCTCGGACTTGTTGGTGCATCCCTCGTTGTCATTCTCTTCCGCGAGAACGCACCCGTTGTTCTTGAAGGATTTGGTTTTGGTGCTGCAATGCTTGCGATGTTTATGCGCGTTGGCGGCGGTATCTTCACAAAGGCTGCGGATGTTGGAGCAGACCTCGTCGGTAAGGTTGAAAAAGGTATTCCAGAAGATGACCCACGAAATCCAGCAACGATTGCAGATAACGTCGGCGATAACGTCGGTGACTGCGCTGGAATGGCTGCAGACCTCTTTGAGTCTTATGCAGTCACTCTGGTTGCAGCGCTGATCTTGGGTAAGGCAGCATTTGGTAACGAAGGTCTTATCTACCCACTGATCGTTCCTGCAATCGGAATCATCACAGCAGTAATCGGAATCTTCGCAACTCGTTTGCGTTCAACAGATAAGTCAGCGATGAGCGCAATTAACCGCTCATTCTTTATGTCAGCAATTATCTCAGCAGGCCTTACAGGCCTTGCAACATTTACTTATCTTCCAGGTAAGTTCAACTTGCTTACTAACTACTCACCAACAGTTCTTGAAGAAGCGGGAAACATCAACCCACGTGTTCTCGCCTTTGGCGCAGTCATCATCGGAATCGTTTTGGCCGCTGCAATTCAGGTACTTACAGGCTTCTTTACTGAAACCGGCAAGCGCCCTGTAAACGATGTAGCAGCTTCATCTCAGACAGGGGCAGCAACAGTAATTCTCGCTGGTATCTCAGTTGGTTTTGAATCAGCTGTTTATTCAGCACTATTAATAGCATCGGCAGTATTCGGTGCATTCTTGCTCGGTGGCGGATCAATCGTCCTCTCACTCTTTGCAATCGCACTGGCAGGCACTGGCCTTCTTACAACAGTAGGCGTCATCGTTGCGATGGATACCTTCGGCCCAATCTCAGATAACGCACAAGGCATTGCAGAAATGTCAGGCGACGTTAAGGGTGAAGGCGCACAGATTCTTACCTCACTCGATGCAGTGGGTAATACAACCAAGGCAATTACTAAGGGCATTGCAATCGCGACAGCTGTGCTTGCAGCAACTGCGTTGTTCGGTGCATTCACCGATGCAATCAAGGAAGCAGTGATCAAGGCAGTAGGAGAGGGCACAACAGTGGCCCTTGAATACCAAGGCATCCTAGATATTGCATCCCCTCGCAACCTCGTTGGTCTAATTATTGGAGCAGCGGTTGTATTCCTCTTCTCAGGACTTGCAATCAACGCAGTCTCTCGCGCAGCAGGTGCTGTAGTAGTTGAAGTGCGTAATCAATTCAAACTTCACCCAGGAATCATGAAGGGCACTGAAAAGCCTGAGTACGGTCGCGTTGTCGATATCTGTACTCGTGATTCCTTGCGTGAACTTGTAACTCCAGGGTTACTTGCAGTGATGGCACCCATTGCTGTGGGCTTCGGCCTTGGCGTTGGCGCACTCGGTGCATACCTTGCAGGTGCAATCGGCACAGGTACTTTGATGGCTGTCTTCCTATCAAACTCAGGTGGAGCTTGGGATAACGCAAAGAAGATGGTTGAAGATGGACACCACGGTGGCAAGGGCACAGATGCCCATGCTGCAACAATCGTTGGTGACACTGTCGGAGATCCATTTAAGGACACAGCAGGGCCTGCAATTAACCCACTGATCAAGGTGATGAACCTTGTTGGCTTGTTGATTACACCTGCGATTGTTAGCTTTGCTCTTCCAACACAATCATCAAAATCACTTCTTATTGCAGCGATTGCAACTCTTGTGATTATCGGAGCACTTATCCGTAATCGTCGTCAATCGACATCTATCGAGTACTAAGCCAAGAGAAAGAACTTCCCCCTCTACCTAATGGCTAAAAACTTGAAGAAGCTGGTGATTGTTGAGTCCCCTGCAAAAGCACGCAAAATTGGCGGCTACCTCGGCGATGGTTACATCGTCGAGGCTAGCGTTGGCCATATTCGCGATCTGCCTCAGAGAGCAGCTGACATCCCTAAAGAGGTCAAGAAGCTCGCCTGGTCTAAAGAGGGCGTCGATATCGAAAATGATTTCGCACCTTTATATGTCATCAACCCAGATAAGCGAGCGAAAGTTGCTGAGCTTAAGGAGTTGATGAAGGAAGCTGATGAGATCCTTCTTGCAACTGATGAGGACCGCGAAGGCGAAGCTATCGCCTGGCACCTGGTTGAAGTACTACAACCAAAGATTCCTATTAAGCGCATGGTCTTTAATGAGATCACAGAAGATGCCATCAAGGCAGCAGTTGAAAACACCCGCGACCTTGATTACAACCTGATTGATGCGCAAGAAACCCGCCGCGTCCTAGATCGTCTTTATGGCTACCGACTTTCACCAGTTCTTTGGAAGAAAGTTATGCCACGCATTTCAGCAGGCCGTGTGCAATCTGTTGCAACAAGGTTGATTGTTGAAAAAGAACGTGAACGCATGGCCTTCATCTCATCCTCTTGGTGGGATCTCAACGCTAAGACAGAGCTTGGCTTTACTGCGCGATTACTGTCGGTTGATGGCAAGAAAGTAGCCTCCACCGCTGACTTTGGAGCAGATGGGGCAGTGAAAGAGAAATCCCTTAAAGACATTCTTTTGCTTGATGAAAAGCAGGCGACAGCGCTGACTGAGTCTTTAAAGAACACTCCACTGACTGTGAAGTCGATGGAAGAGAGCCCACGCACTGAGCGTCCTAAGCCACCATTTACAACTTCAACAATGCAGCAAGACGCCGGTTCTCGCCTTGGTTGGGGCGCACAGATCACTATGCGTATTGCACAGCGCTTGTATGAAAACGGTTACATCACCTATATGCGTACAGACTCAATCAACTTATCTGATCAAGCGATTAAGGCAGCACGCGCTGCTGCGACTTCTCTTTACGGAAAAGATCATGTTTACGAAACCGCACGCGTCTACCAAGGTAAATCTAAGAACGCACAAGAAGCGCACGAAGCTATTCGCCCTGCCGGTGATGTCTTTAAGACACCTGGCGAACTAGCACCAGAACTTTCTCGCGATGAATTCGCGCTCTACGACCTCATTTGGAAACGCACCGTCGCATCCCAAATGGCTGATGCCAAGAAGATGCAGATGCGCGTTGATTTCGATGCAAAGACTGCAGATAAGAAAGAGACCATCTTCCGCGCCAATGGCTCTGTCATCACATTCCCTGGATTCTTAGCCGCTTACGATGACATCGCAACCGATGAAAATAAGGATGAAGAATCTGAAGACCGTCGCTTACCTGCAATGACAGTGGGTCAATCAGTAAAGGTCGATGAATACTCTTGCGAAGGCCATGACACCAAGCCACCTGCGCGCTACACCGAACCAACTCTGGTTAAGAAACTAGAAGAACTCGGCATCGGCCGCCCATCAACATTCGCATCCATTATTCAAACTATCCAAGATCGTGGATACGTCTCAAAGCGTGGCCGCGCACTCGTTCCAACCTTCCTCGCATTCTCAGTGACAGGCTTGCTCGAAACCCACTTCACCAAGCTTGTGGACTATGACTTCACCGCATCAATGGAAGAAGATCTCGACAAGATTGCAGCCGGTGAAGCAGGCCGCGTTGATTGGCTCCGCGATTTCTACTACGGCGTCGATGGTCAACCAGGGCTAAATGAGCTCTCACTTGATCTTGGTGTGATTGATGCCAGAGCTACCAACACAATGAATTTATCTGACACGATCGAAATCCGTGTGGGTCGTTACGGTGCGTATCTACAAGAAAACATTCCTGATCAAGATCGCAAGCTTGCCAACATCCCTGAAAACCTTGCACCGGATGAACTCACACTTGAAAAAGCAATCGAACTTCTTGCTGCCCCATCAGGAGAACGCGAACTCGGCGTAGACCCAAAGACAAACTTTGAAGTGGTTGCAAAGTCAGGACGATTTGGTCCATACATCACTGAAATCTTCCCTGAAGAACCTGTAGAGCTCAACGATAAGGGCGAGCCAAAGAAGAAGCGTAAGAAGAAAGATGCACCAAAGCCAAAGACAGCATCCTTGCTATCCACCATGAACCTCGACACCATCACACTCGATGATGCGCTACAACTTCTCTCACTTCCTCGCGTTCTTGGTACAAACAGTGCAGGCGATGACATCACCGTGCAGAACGGCCGATACGGTCCTTATCTCAAGGCTGGTGCTGATTCACGCACACTCACATCTGAAGATCAGCTCTTCTCCATCAACCTCGATGAAGCACTTGAGATTTACTCAAAACCAAAGGAACGTCGCCGCGGTGTTGCAAAGCCACCACTGAAAGAACTTGGCGTTGATCCAGGCAGTGAAAAACAAGTCATCATTAAAGATGGAAGATTTGGTATGTATGTCACCGATGGCGAAACCAATGCAACGCTTCGTCGCGGTGACACTCTTGAAGCAATGACTCTCGAGCGCGGACTCGAACTCCTTGCAGGCCGCCGTGCATGGGAAGCAGAGAACGGCCCTTCACCGAAGAAATCACGCAAGAAAGCAGCAAAGGTAAAGCCCGGCAGTGTGGCTCCTACACTGACAAAGAACACCCTAAAGAAGGCTGCAATTAAGAAGAAAGCAGCTAAGCAAGCATCAGGAAAAGCCAAGAAGAGCGCTGAGTAGAATCTAATCATGAAAGTAACCTGGTACACGAACGCGTGCGTTCGCATAAGCGTTGTCTCTGGAGCAAACATATTATGCGATCCATGGGTCAACCCGGGGGCATTTCTTGGAAGTTGGTTTCAATGGCCCCCGCTCCCCGAAGATCTTGAGGAACAATTGCTGTCTGAGCGGTGTCACGGTGTATATATCACCCACTTGCATCCCGATCACTACGATCCAAAATTCTTGGCAAAATTTACAAAAAGGAATCCACACGTACCGATATATATTGCAGAATTTGCTCATAGCTGGTTAAAAAGATCAGTGAACGCAGTGGTAGGACCACAAACAAGAGTAATTGAAATCCCAGTAATGGGCCTTGTAGAAATTGAAAAAGACTTCACCTTAAAGGTCTTTGCATCTGACACGTGCAACCCGGCAGTTTGTGGCTCAAACATCCCATGCCAATCCGAACCCAAACTGCGAGGCATTGATTCAATTGGTGTTTTCAAAGGAGATGGATTTACTGTTGTCAACGCAAATGATGGAATGGGGATTCAGCTAGTACCGAGGATTGCAGCAAATATAGGTCAGGCAGATTTGATTATGGGGCATTACGGTGGTGCAAGTCCTTTCCCGCAATGTTTCCCAGAAGTTTCTAATAAAATAGAAGCAGCTAAAAAAGTAGTGGAAGCAACTTGCCACATGCTGATATCTGCTGCTGATGCCGTCGGGGCCAAGAAGATAATGCCTTTTGCAGGACAGTACATCCTTGGGGGAAAATTAACACACCTGAATGATTTTCGAGCAACTCTGCCTCTCGATGAAGCTGCAATTCTCCTGCGGCAAATCACGGAAAGAGAAGTAGTCACCGTTACCCCAGGAGGAAATATAGATTTAACTCAAGGTCTGCAGAGCGCGAGCTACGTGGAGCCTTCCGAAGATGTTAAGAGAACCTATATTCAGAACATCTCCAAAATCGATTTTAACTACGAAAAAGAGCGTAGTACCGCGTGGAATAGCATTGAAACCGACCTGATAGTTGCGGCTACACCAGTAGCAACAAGAAGCGTTCTGGCAAAGATTCAAAAGGAAAACAGTTTTGTTATTGGTGATGGTGAGAATTTTGTAACAATCAACCTTGACCCACAAGGGAAGAGAACTGGCGTTGTATCCGGTAACGCCCCTATTTTTGAAAGCGTTACAACCATAACAATGCCAACGGAACTCCTCAGGAGGCTGAGCACTCGCGCGAAAGGATACAAAGGTTTTACGCCCATGCATTGGAATCAAGCAGATGTTGGTTCCCATTTCACCTGGCAAAGATGTGGTGATTATGACCGTTCATCGCACTCGCTCTTGAACTTCTTTGGGATTTAAATGAGTAAACTTCGGACATGACTCAAGAGACGTGGTTACTTACCGGAGGCGCTGGATATATCGGCACGCATATCGCTGATGAATTCATCGCAAGCGGCAAGAACGTCGTCATCTATGACTCGCTCTACCAGGGCCTTGAATCCCGCATCGTCTACCTGCGCGCAAAGCACAAGGTAGAGATCCCACTCATCAAAGCTGATATCCGTGATTACAACGAGATCGAAAATGTAATTCGCACCCACAACATCAACGGCATCGTCCACACCGCAGCACTCAAGGCAGTCGGTGAATCAATGGAGAAGCCAGATGAGTACTTCGAAGTAAACCTCGATGCAACAACAGAACTTTTGAAAATCGCAAAACGTAACGGTGTTAAGAAATTCATCTTCTCATCCACTGCAGCTGTCTATGGCAGCCCAGATTCAATGGATCCATGCAAAGAAGATGGGGAAAAGAAACCAATCTCTCCTTACGGGGACTCAAAGTATCAAGCAGAGTCAAAGGTCACCGACTTCATCAACACTGATGGTAACTTTGGTACATCACTTCGATTCTTCAACGTCGTAGGAGCCGCAGCCCCAGAACTTTTCGATAACTCAGTTGAAAACCTTGTCCCAATCGTTCTCGGCAAACTCAACAAGGGTGAAGCACCAACAATCTTCGGTACCGACTACCCAACTCCTGATGGTACATGTATCCGTGACTACGTCGATGTTCGCGATATCGCTCGCGCACATTTAGCTGCAGCAAGCGCCACAACCAAACTTCCACCTGCAATGAATATCGGCACAGGCCGTGGCGCTTCAGTGCGCGAGATCATCAAGCTCGTCCTTGATGCCACCAACAAAGCCGATACCAAGGTTATTGAGGTCGAACGTCGCGCAGGCGACCCAGCCTTCTTATGTGCTGATATCAATCTCGCAAAGAGTGCGATGGGCTTTGAATCTGCCTATTCACTCGAGCAGAGTGTGAGAAGCCTCTTTTAATTAAATTGTTGCAACTCCAAAGAACTTTCGGATGTCAAAAATGGCAAAGGATTTCTTAAAGTTTGACTTTGAGGCCATTCCCCATGCAGTCGAAGCGTCGATATCGTCCGAAACGAGCAGTCCACCAGAATGTAATTTTGAGATTGCAAGATTGTATTCAAAAGCTTGCCACTGGTAACCATGATTTGAATCATGGATCCAAAGATCTACTTCACCAAACTTGGCTACCTGATTAGCTAGATCCTGTTCAAGGTTTCCCCTTAAAAGATGAAAGCTCCAGGAACCCTTTCCCTGGTAGACATTTTCGGTTCGCGGATCAACATCAAAGGAATGGAGTGAACCACCAGTCACCTCTAATGCCCTCATGATTACATTTGTCGTAATCCCGTTCGCGACACCAGTTTCAATCACCAATGAAGGCTTGGCACTAAGTATGTGAGCATAAAGAAATGAAGCTAGGCCAGCTTCGCAATCGAAATTCTTACCGAAATTCTCACCAGATTTTTCTGCAACTACTGATTCAAACACCTCTAGCCCTTCATTCAGATGATTCGCCAGTAGGCCCACGACGCAATCTGGGCCATTAGCAAAACTTGAAATGTCAGGAAAAATAGAATCACATTGTTTAGATAGCCAATTACCACTCACGCCGTGGAAGTTGCCTTCAGTAAAATAGTGGACTCTTTGCTGTAACAGGCGCCATTTTCTATTTTGCATGTTCGAAGAGTACCGAACAAACACTCACAGCCCTACGGGGACATTTGTTTGGGGACGGCATCGTCTCCTAACCGCTCCTAAAGGCTTCTCGCACGATCTCAAACATCTTGCGATGTCCTTCTTCACTCAGGTGAACACAATCTAGAAGATAGTTCTCTTGTGTGAGAAAGCTTTCTGGCAAGGTGATCACTGTGAAGTCAGAAGATCTGTATTTCTGCAGACAGCGCTCAATCTCCGTGTAGTAACGCTTATAGCTGCGTCTCTCCAAGAAGATGCGCCGATTCTGCAGGGCTTGATGCTGAATCCACATGATCCGTTTGCTCTGGTGCTTTGCAAGGTGCACAACAGCATCTAACTGATCTTCAATCTCACGTCTGCTGATTCGTGACTTATAGAGACCCGTGAAATACAGAGCGTATTTGACTGTGTTTCTAAAGCGCACCTTCAGTGCGCGCTTTAAGCGCTTACTCCATGCTTTGCTGGCATAGGCAGGTTGATGGAAGCTAAATTCACTTGCAAAGTCAATTCCCATCTTGTGGCCGAGTCTTACGACAGAGACTGGCCAACCAATAGAAGTCCCAAAGTGGAAGACGAGGAGATCTTCATTGGGGAAGTCTGCAAGCTCAGTGATTGCGCGAACAAAGGTGAGAC
The genomic region above belongs to Candidatus Planktophila dulcis and contains:
- the topA gene encoding type I DNA topoisomerase, whose translation is MAKNLKKLVIVESPAKARKIGGYLGDGYIVEASVGHIRDLPQRAADIPKEVKKLAWSKEGVDIENDFAPLYVINPDKRAKVAELKELMKEADEILLATDEDREGEAIAWHLVEVLQPKIPIKRMVFNEITEDAIKAAVENTRDLDYNLIDAQETRRVLDRLYGYRLSPVLWKKVMPRISAGRVQSVATRLIVEKERERMAFISSSWWDLNAKTELGFTARLLSVDGKKVASTADFGADGAVKEKSLKDILLLDEKQATALTESLKNTPLTVKSMEESPRTERPKPPFTTSTMQQDAGSRLGWGAQITMRIAQRLYENGYITYMRTDSINLSDQAIKAARAAATSLYGKDHVYETARVYQGKSKNAQEAHEAIRPAGDVFKTPGELAPELSRDEFALYDLIWKRTVASQMADAKKMQMRVDFDAKTADKKETIFRANGSVITFPGFLAAYDDIATDENKDEESEDRRLPAMTVGQSVKVDEYSCEGHDTKPPARYTEPTLVKKLEELGIGRPSTFASIIQTIQDRGYVSKRGRALVPTFLAFSVTGLLETHFTKLVDYDFTASMEEDLDKIAAGEAGRVDWLRDFYYGVDGQPGLNELSLDLGVIDARATNTMNLSDTIEIRVGRYGAYLQENIPDQDRKLANIPENLAPDELTLEKAIELLAAPSGERELGVDPKTNFEVVAKSGRFGPYITEIFPEEPVELNDKGEPKKKRKKKDAPKPKTASLLSTMNLDTITLDDALQLLSLPRVLGTNSAGDDITVQNGRYGPYLKAGADSRTLTSEDQLFSINLDEALEIYSKPKERRRGVAKPPLKELGVDPGSEKQVIIKDGRFGMYVTDGETNATLRRGDTLEAMTLERGLELLAGRRAWEAENGPSPKKSRKKAAKVKPGSVAPTLTKNTLKKAAIKKKAAKQASGKAKKSAE
- a CDS encoding MBL fold metallo-hydrolase yields the protein MKVTWYTNACVRISVVSGANILCDPWVNPGAFLGSWFQWPPLPEDLEEQLLSERCHGVYITHLHPDHYDPKFLAKFTKRNPHVPIYIAEFAHSWLKRSVNAVVGPQTRVIEIPVMGLVEIEKDFTLKVFASDTCNPAVCGSNIPCQSEPKLRGIDSIGVFKGDGFTVVNANDGMGIQLVPRIAANIGQADLIMGHYGGASPFPQCFPEVSNKIEAAKKVVEATCHMLISAADAVGAKKIMPFAGQYILGGKLTHLNDFRATLPLDEAAILLRQITEREVVTVTPGGNIDLTQGLQSASYVEPSEDVKRTYIQNISKIDFNYEKERSTAWNSIETDLIVAATPVATRSVLAKIQKENSFVIGDGENFVTINLDPQGKRTGVVSGNAPIFESVTTITMPTELLRRLSTRAKGYKGFTPMHWNQADVGSHFTWQRCGDYDRSSHSLLNFFGI
- the galE gene encoding UDP-glucose 4-epimerase GalE produces the protein MTQETWLLTGGAGYIGTHIADEFIASGKNVVIYDSLYQGLESRIVYLRAKHKVEIPLIKADIRDYNEIENVIRTHNINGIVHTAALKAVGESMEKPDEYFEVNLDATTELLKIAKRNGVKKFIFSSTAAVYGSPDSMDPCKEDGEKKPISPYGDSKYQAESKVTDFINTDGNFGTSLRFFNVVGAAAPELFDNSVENLVPIVLGKLNKGEAPTIFGTDYPTPDGTCIRDYVDVRDIARAHLAAASATTKLPPAMNIGTGRGASVREIIKLVLDATNKADTKVIEVERRAGDPAFLCADINLAKSAMGFESAYSLEQSVRSLF
- a CDS encoding class I SAM-dependent methyltransferase, with translation MQNRKWRLLQQRVHYFTEGNFHGVSGNWLSKQCDSIFPDISSFANGPDCVVGLLANHLNEGLEVFESVVAEKSGENFGKNFDCEAGLASFLYAHILSAKPSLVIETGVANGITTNVIMRALEVTGGSLHSFDVDPRTENVYQGKGSWSFHLLRGNLEQDLANQVAKFGEVDLWIHDSNHGYQWQAFEYNLAISKLHSGGLLVSDDIDASTAWGMASKSNFKKSFAIFDIRKFFGVATI